One Nostocoides sp. HKS02 genomic window carries:
- the pepN gene encoding aminopeptidase N — MPSLTRAEAQLRSDLLAVTGMEVDLDLDHGPEYFRSRTTIRFSCAEPGASTFLDVKPAELRSVLLNGAAVPADGLVDGRIALDGLAPQNVLEVEALMAYSRDGQGLHRAVDPADGEHYVYGHLFLDAAPRVFACFDQPDLKAPYAVSVTAPSEWVVLGNGAARQVAPGRWELAQTQPLATYFVTICAGPYVSVRDEHDGIPLGLHARASLGEALEREAPQMLEVTKASFDYYHQLFGIRYPFGEYHQVFVPEFNAGAMENPGCVTFRDTYVFRGAAARDEVLARSNTITHEMAHMWFGDLVTMRWWDDLWLNESFAEYMAHRTCVEVTEFTDAWVDSTVARKAWGYAAERTPSTHPVAGSAALDAQSALQDFDGISYAKGAATLRQLIAHIGDEAFISGVAAYLREHAFGNGTLADFLGAIERASGRDLTAWSRAWLLTAGVDVISVDRETGVVSRAVPQAFPADRPHTFDVAGYGGGAEVFRVPVTVTADRTAVGALQEALRHGAAELVVPNASDLTWATVLLDPRTVTALPGSLAAVPDAQARAVVWVALIDGVCLGSIDPRVVVETFGRAWPHEDSDSVLNRSAASVLGRVIPTFLPRVQQDGALQVVAEAAAELLSSSVPASSPALVAARTLARSSADEALLRAWVDGKELPAGLEGDSDFRWIVVHTLAAHGLVERRDIEAVQAQDDTLQGRLGALTALAALPSAEAKAWAWRELTARPDRSNYELNALARGFWFARDLDVVRPYVSRYFEEVPAMTGWVGEDAIARVAMLAYPGRVVEAPTLAASEAALTRGDLTPAVRRAIVDGESELREALGSRRLYG; from the coding sequence ATGCCTTCCCTGACTCGCGCCGAGGCGCAGCTGCGCTCGGACCTGCTGGCCGTGACCGGCATGGAGGTCGACCTCGACCTCGACCATGGCCCGGAGTACTTCCGCTCCCGCACCACGATCCGCTTCTCCTGCGCCGAGCCGGGCGCCTCGACCTTCCTCGATGTGAAGCCGGCTGAGCTGCGCTCGGTACTGCTCAACGGCGCCGCGGTGCCCGCGGACGGCCTGGTCGACGGGCGCATCGCCCTCGACGGACTCGCCCCGCAGAACGTCCTCGAGGTGGAGGCGCTGATGGCGTACTCCCGCGACGGGCAGGGGCTGCACCGCGCGGTCGACCCCGCTGACGGCGAGCACTACGTCTACGGTCACCTGTTCTTGGACGCCGCGCCCCGGGTCTTCGCGTGCTTCGACCAGCCCGACCTCAAGGCCCCGTATGCCGTGTCCGTCACCGCGCCGTCGGAGTGGGTGGTGCTGGGCAACGGCGCGGCGCGTCAGGTTGCTCCCGGGCGCTGGGAGCTGGCGCAGACCCAGCCACTGGCAACGTATTTCGTCACCATCTGTGCTGGGCCGTACGTGTCCGTGCGGGACGAGCACGACGGAATACCGCTCGGTCTGCACGCCCGAGCGTCGCTGGGCGAGGCGCTGGAACGCGAGGCGCCGCAGATGCTCGAGGTGACGAAGGCGAGCTTCGACTACTACCACCAGCTCTTCGGGATCCGGTACCCGTTCGGCGAGTACCACCAGGTGTTCGTGCCCGAGTTCAACGCCGGCGCCATGGAGAACCCCGGGTGCGTGACCTTCCGCGACACGTACGTGTTCCGCGGGGCGGCGGCGCGCGACGAGGTGCTCGCGCGTTCGAACACCATCACCCACGAGATGGCCCACATGTGGTTCGGGGACCTCGTGACGATGCGGTGGTGGGACGACCTGTGGCTCAACGAGTCCTTCGCCGAGTACATGGCGCACCGCACCTGCGTCGAGGTGACCGAGTTCACCGACGCGTGGGTCGACTCCACCGTGGCGCGCAAGGCGTGGGGGTATGCCGCGGAGCGCACCCCCTCGACGCATCCAGTGGCGGGGTCGGCGGCGCTCGACGCGCAGTCGGCGCTGCAGGACTTCGACGGGATCTCGTACGCCAAGGGTGCGGCGACCCTGCGACAGCTCATCGCGCACATCGGCGACGAGGCCTTCATCTCCGGCGTCGCGGCATACCTCCGCGAGCACGCGTTCGGGAACGGCACGCTGGCCGACTTCCTGGGCGCCATCGAGCGAGCCTCGGGACGCGACCTCACGGCATGGAGCCGGGCATGGCTGCTCACTGCGGGCGTCGACGTCATCTCGGTCGACCGCGAGACGGGGGTCGTGAGTCGTGCTGTGCCCCAAGCGTTTCCGGCTGACAGGCCGCACACCTTCGACGTGGCGGGCTATGGCGGCGGGGCCGAGGTGTTCCGTGTGCCGGTGACCGTCACGGCCGACCGGACCGCGGTCGGGGCGCTGCAGGAGGCGCTGCGCCACGGAGCCGCCGAGCTCGTCGTCCCCAATGCGTCTGACCTCACCTGGGCCACCGTGTTGCTCGATCCCCGGACCGTGACCGCGCTCCCGGGGTCGCTGGCGGCCGTTCCCGACGCGCAGGCGCGGGCCGTGGTCTGGGTCGCGCTCATCGACGGCGTCTGCCTCGGGAGCATCGACCCGCGTGTCGTGGTCGAGACGTTCGGCCGGGCCTGGCCCCACGAGGACAGCGACTCGGTGCTCAACCGCAGTGCCGCCAGCGTTCTGGGGCGGGTCATCCCGACGTTCCTGCCTCGAGTGCAGCAGGACGGGGCCTTGCAGGTCGTCGCGGAGGCGGCGGCCGAGCTCCTGTCGTCGAGCGTTCCGGCCAGCTCCCCGGCCCTGGTGGCAGCCCGCACGCTGGCCCGGAGCAGCGCGGACGAGGCGCTGCTGCGGGCCTGGGTCGACGGCAAGGAGCTGCCCGCCGGGCTCGAGGGGGACTCAGACTTCCGCTGGATCGTCGTGCACACCCTGGCCGCCCACGGGCTCGTGGAGCGCAGGGACATCGAGGCGGTGCAGGCGCAGGACGACACCCTGCAAGGCCGCCTGGGCGCGCTGACCGCCCTGGCCGCGCTGCCGTCCGCAGAGGCCAAGGCCTGGGCCTGGCGCGAGCTCACCGCGCGCCCAGACCGGTCGAACTACGAGCTCAACGCGCTCGCACGGGGCTTCTGGTTCGCGCGGGACCTCGACGTGGTGCGCCCGTACGTCTCCCGGTACTTCGAGGAGGTGCCGGCGATGACCGGCTGGGTCGGCGAGGATGCGATCGCCCGGGTGGCGATGCTGGCGTACCCGGGCCGCGTGGTCGAGGCGCCCACCCTGGCGGCCAGCGAGGCGGCACTGACGCGTGGCGACCTGACCCCGGCCGTGCGGCGGGCCATCGTCGACGGCGAGTCCGAGCTGCGTGAGGCGCTCGGCTCGCGCCGGCTCTACGGGTGA
- a CDS encoding SGNH/GDSL hydrolase family protein yields MRTHLSTAVGALAVLASMTATIVGAVPAGATSSPSSPSSAHDYVALGDSYSAGSGIWPPDPQANPACARSSSNYPHVIATNTGASLTDVTCGAAQTKDFSASQYPGVAPQLDALTPSTDLVTLTIGGNDNNVFIGSIAACGSAGAATLGQGSPCKDLYGSYFDDQIDTSTAPAVERALADVHARAPKARVAILGYPWILPPTVGCFTKMSIAQGDVPYLREIQGHLNAVIAKAAAATGTTYIDFSRVSEGHDACQPIGTRWIEPVLFGTNTVPVHPNALGEAAMADQTISVLRLR; encoded by the coding sequence ATGAGGACCCACCTCAGCACGGCGGTCGGAGCCCTGGCCGTTCTGGCATCGATGACGGCGACGATCGTGGGGGCCGTCCCCGCCGGGGCGACGTCGTCGCCGTCGTCCCCGTCATCAGCACACGACTACGTCGCGCTCGGCGACAGCTACTCGGCCGGCTCCGGCATCTGGCCTCCGGACCCGCAGGCCAACCCCGCCTGCGCCCGCAGCTCGAGCAACTACCCCCACGTCATCGCCACCAACACTGGAGCATCCCTGACGGACGTGACCTGCGGAGCGGCCCAGACCAAGGACTTCTCCGCGTCACAGTACCCCGGGGTGGCCCCCCAGCTTGACGCGCTCACCCCCAGCACCGACCTGGTCACGCTGACCATCGGCGGCAACGACAACAACGTGTTCATCGGGTCCATTGCCGCCTGCGGAAGCGCCGGCGCAGCCACCTTGGGTCAGGGCAGCCCCTGCAAGGACCTCTACGGCAGCTACTTCGACGACCAGATCGACACCAGCACGGCCCCCGCGGTGGAACGCGCCCTGGCGGACGTCCACGCGCGTGCTCCCAAGGCCCGGGTGGCCATCCTCGGCTACCCCTGGATCCTCCCGCCGACGGTGGGCTGCTTCACGAAGATGAGCATCGCGCAGGGGGACGTGCCCTACCTCCGCGAGATCCAGGGCCACCTCAACGCCGTCATCGCCAAGGCCGCCGCGGCGACCGGCACGACGTACATCGACTTCTCGCGGGTCTCCGAGGGTCACGACGCCTGCCAGCCGATCGGCACCCGGTGGATCGAGCCGGTGCTGTTCGGGACGAACACGGTGCCGGTGCATCCCAACGCCCTCGGCGAGGCCGCGATGGCCGACCAGACGATCAGCGTCCTCCGCCTGCGGTAG
- the htpX gene encoding zinc metalloprotease HtpX: protein MHNHLNGLKTAALLGAIFALLLVIGGGIAAYTRNGSFIWIFALIGLGTTAYGYWNSDKLAIRAMHAYPVSEAQAPAMYRIVRELSTAAGKPMPTLYVSPTAAPNAFATGRNPEHAAVCCTEGILGLLDERELRGVLGHELMHVYNRDILTGSVAAAVAGVITSVAQMMMFASMFGGGGGNDEDRPNPFAMLAMALLAPFAAMFIQMAISRTREFDADEDGAKLTGDPLALASALRKLEVGVAQAPLQPTPAIQNSSHMMIANPFRPQDVSRLFSTHPPMTERIARLEAQAYGFRQR from the coding sequence ATGCACAACCATCTGAACGGGCTCAAGACCGCTGCCCTCCTGGGTGCGATCTTCGCCCTGCTCCTGGTCATCGGCGGTGGTATCGCCGCGTACACCCGCAACGGCTCCTTCATCTGGATCTTCGCGCTCATCGGCCTCGGCACCACGGCGTACGGCTACTGGAACAGCGACAAGCTGGCCATCCGCGCGATGCACGCGTATCCCGTGAGCGAGGCCCAGGCCCCGGCGATGTACCGCATCGTCCGCGAGCTGTCGACCGCCGCGGGCAAGCCGATGCCCACGCTCTACGTCAGCCCGACCGCAGCCCCGAACGCGTTCGCCACGGGTCGCAACCCCGAGCACGCCGCGGTCTGCTGCACCGAAGGCATCCTCGGGCTGCTCGACGAGCGCGAGCTGCGTGGCGTGCTCGGCCACGAGCTCATGCACGTCTACAACCGCGACATCCTCACCGGGTCGGTCGCCGCGGCGGTCGCTGGCGTCATCACCTCCGTGGCGCAGATGATGATGTTCGCGAGCATGTTCGGCGGTGGGGGCGGCAATGACGAGGACCGACCCAACCCGTTCGCGATGCTGGCCATGGCCCTGCTGGCGCCGTTCGCGGCCATGTTCATCCAGATGGCGATCAGCCGCACGCGCGAGTTCGACGCGGACGAGGACGGCGCCAAGCTCACCGGCGACCCGCTGGCCCTCGCGTCGGCCCTGCGCAAGCTCGAGGTGGGGGTCGCCCAGGCCCCCCTGCAGCCCACCCCGGCCATCCAGAACTCCAGTCACATGATGATCGCTAACCCGTTCCGGCCGCAGGACGTGTCGCGGTTGTTCTCGACGCACCCGCCGATGACCGAGCGGATCGCCCGGCTCGAGGCGCAGGCCTACGGGTTCCGCCAGCGCTGA
- a CDS encoding NADH-quinone oxidoreductase subunit N → MTPTSSVSIDWLVLAPVLAPALGAVLVLLADAVLPDRADDVNGARQAAQARLHGIVGVVALAAGIALALPGALHAATAPLRTLCLPAPAGACLYEAGPLASAFQAGAMASALVVLLLMWPSGAGRQDLRGGPAVLVSLVLAATAGAAGVAAAHDLGSWLVCLELATLPAIALVTLRGTRASGRGALALLTTSVVSFAMVALGAALWLTATGQAVFAAGSADTALADPHRRAVLLLGVLFLVAGLAFKLSLAPFHAWTPQAYAGASYPVAAFLAGTSKVAALAALLVVMRPLADARGPVLVAVGVLAAVSMTVGNVIALVQDDPVRLLAWSTVAQAGWVVLPLSAMTAASAPASGGYLLAYLVATLVAFTVVHVVASAPVTAEAPAQRRTLAAYTGLLRTHPVLGGALGLALLSLAGLPPGVIGLLAKVLALRPVVGQGQWLLALVAVANAVLGIAVYLRWFSVLLRDPQEAPATSWVGPLPRPALAALVLSGAALVATSLMPQLLLGLLG, encoded by the coding sequence GTGACCCCGACCTCGTCGGTCTCGATCGACTGGCTCGTCCTCGCCCCGGTGCTGGCGCCGGCTCTCGGGGCAGTGCTCGTCCTGCTCGCCGATGCCGTGCTGCCCGACCGGGCCGACGACGTCAACGGCGCCCGCCAGGCCGCTCAAGCGCGGCTGCACGGCATCGTCGGGGTCGTGGCGCTGGCCGCGGGGATCGCCCTGGCACTGCCCGGCGCCCTGCACGCTGCCACCGCCCCGCTGCGCACGCTGTGCCTGCCCGCCCCCGCTGGTGCCTGCCTCTACGAAGCGGGGCCGCTGGCGAGTGCCTTCCAGGCCGGCGCCATGGCGTCGGCGCTCGTGGTGCTGCTGCTGATGTGGCCCAGCGGTGCGGGTCGTCAGGACCTGCGTGGTGGCCCGGCCGTGCTCGTCTCGCTGGTCCTGGCCGCGACGGCGGGTGCCGCCGGGGTGGCCGCGGCCCACGACCTCGGCTCGTGGCTGGTGTGTCTCGAGCTGGCGACGCTGCCCGCCATCGCCCTGGTCACGCTGAGGGGCACCCGGGCGTCGGGGCGGGGCGCCCTGGCGCTGCTGACGACATCGGTGGTGTCGTTCGCGATGGTGGCGTTGGGCGCCGCCCTGTGGCTCACCGCCACCGGTCAGGCGGTGTTCGCGGCGGGGAGCGCCGACACCGCGCTTGCCGATCCCCACCGCCGCGCGGTCCTGCTGTTGGGCGTGCTCTTCCTCGTGGCGGGACTCGCCTTCAAGCTCTCCCTCGCCCCCTTCCACGCCTGGACACCCCAGGCGTATGCCGGTGCCTCCTACCCCGTGGCGGCCTTCCTCGCGGGCACCTCCAAGGTCGCTGCCCTGGCCGCCCTGCTCGTCGTCATGCGGCCGTTGGCCGACGCCCGCGGGCCGGTCCTGGTCGCCGTCGGGGTGCTGGCGGCGGTGTCGATGACCGTGGGGAACGTCATCGCCCTCGTGCAGGACGACCCAGTCCGGCTGCTCGCCTGGTCGACCGTCGCCCAGGCGGGGTGGGTGGTCCTTCCCCTCTCGGCGATGACCGCGGCGTCGGCCCCGGCCTCCGGCGGTTACCTGTTGGCCTACCTCGTCGCCACGCTCGTCGCGTTCACGGTGGTGCACGTCGTCGCCTCAGCACCGGTCACGGCCGAGGCGCCGGCGCAGCGTCGGACGCTCGCGGCATACACCGGGCTGTTGCGCACTCACCCCGTACTTGGGGGTGCGCTCGGTCTCGCCCTGCTCTCACTCGCCGGGCTGCCGCCGGGCGTGATCGGCCTGCTCGCCAAGGTGCTGGCGCTGCGCCCGGTGGTGGGCCAGGGACAGTGGCTGCTGGCCCTCGTCGCCGTGGCGAACGCGGTGCTCGGCATCGCGGTCTACCTGCGCTGGTTCAGTGTGCTGCTGCGCGACCCGCAGGAGGCGCCCGCCACGTCGTGGGTCGGCCCGCTCCCGCGCCCGGCGCTGGCCGCGCTCGTGCTCAGCGGGGCGGCGCTCGTGGCCACCAGCCTGATGCCGCAGCTGCTCCTGGGCCTGCTCGGCTGA
- a CDS encoding NuoM family protein: MVILLSLVVPVAVATWLVTAGRALTHRAVNRIAGVASVVTLVAVLLAVLTRPTVDRAWVPALGLRWEFAVDGISAPLLLLTAFLGVAVVLHSRDRVPAGGTSGAFHACLLLVEFGALATFYARDAVLFFIAFELVLVPMWVLITRFGDSHRPAARADAGGRFVLYTAFGSTLMLVGILALVSQAGTSDLDVLARGAGHGIPVHTQVVIAALLVAGLAVKVPVFPVHTWLPPAHTIAPTAGSVLLAAVLLKMGTYGLVRLPLASLPEGFAKVAPVLAVLGAVGVVWGGLACLVERDLKRLVAYSSVAHMGFVAIGLASGTRTGLQAALFANIAHGVISALLFVVVGGLKERWGSADLETARAAVREVAPRLGFALIVGLAASLGLPGLAGFWGEFLSVYAAWSPAADRPHAVFATVAVVAATGTVLAAAYSLRVARVVWAGDRAQPFIEDSRGHEWQVAWALVAATLALGVAPGPLLALTRDTVSTIIGAGP; the protein is encoded by the coding sequence GTGGTGATCCTGCTCAGCCTCGTCGTCCCGGTCGCCGTCGCCACCTGGCTCGTGACGGCCGGTCGCGCCCTCACCCACCGGGCGGTCAACCGCATCGCGGGTGTGGCCAGCGTCGTCACCCTGGTCGCGGTCCTGCTCGCAGTGCTCACCCGGCCGACCGTCGACCGCGCCTGGGTGCCGGCCCTCGGCTTGCGCTGGGAGTTCGCCGTCGACGGGATCAGCGCGCCCCTGCTGCTGCTCACCGCGTTCCTCGGGGTCGCAGTCGTGCTCCACTCGCGGGACCGGGTGCCGGCCGGTGGCACCTCCGGGGCCTTCCACGCCTGCCTGCTGCTCGTGGAGTTCGGGGCGCTGGCGACGTTCTACGCCCGCGACGCCGTGCTGTTCTTCATCGCCTTCGAGCTGGTGCTCGTGCCCATGTGGGTGCTCATCACCCGGTTCGGCGACTCGCACCGGCCGGCGGCCCGGGCCGACGCAGGCGGCCGGTTCGTGCTCTACACCGCGTTCGGCTCGACCCTCATGCTCGTCGGCATCCTCGCCCTGGTCTCCCAGGCCGGAACCTCCGACCTCGACGTGCTCGCACGCGGTGCGGGCCACGGCATACCCGTGCACACCCAGGTGGTCATCGCGGCGCTGCTGGTCGCGGGCCTTGCCGTCAAGGTCCCGGTCTTCCCCGTCCACACGTGGCTGCCTCCGGCCCACACCATCGCCCCCACAGCAGGCTCGGTGCTGTTGGCCGCTGTGCTCCTCAAGATGGGCACCTACGGCCTGGTTCGGTTGCCCCTGGCGTCGCTGCCCGAGGGGTTTGCCAAGGTGGCGCCGGTGCTCGCGGTCCTCGGCGCCGTGGGCGTCGTGTGGGGAGGGCTCGCCTGCCTGGTCGAACGCGACCTCAAGCGCCTGGTCGCCTACTCCTCGGTGGCCCACATGGGCTTCGTGGCGATCGGGCTGGCCAGTGGCACCCGCACCGGGCTCCAGGCTGCGTTGTTCGCGAACATCGCCCACGGCGTGATCTCCGCTCTGCTGTTCGTCGTGGTCGGCGGGCTCAAGGAGCGTTGGGGCAGCGCCGACCTCGAGACTGCCCGCGCCGCGGTGCGCGAGGTGGCGCCTCGCCTCGGCTTCGCGTTGATCGTCGGCTTGGCAGCCTCGCTCGGACTGCCCGGGCTCGCGGGGTTCTGGGGCGAGTTCCTCAGCGTGTATGCCGCGTGGTCACCGGCCGCAGACCGGCCCCACGCGGTGTTCGCCACGGTGGCCGTGGTGGCTGCGACGGGGACCGTACTGGCCGCTGCCTACAGCCTGCGCGTGGCGCGCGTCGTGTGGGCCGGGGACCGCGCCCAGCCGTTCATCGAGGACAGCCGGGGGCACGAGTGGCAGGTCGCCTGGGCCCTGGTCGCGGCGACCCTCGCGCTGGGGGTCGCACCCGGTCCGCTGCTCGCCCTGACCCGTGACACGGTGTCGACGATCATCGGAGCCGGCCCGTGA
- a CDS encoding NADH-quinone oxidoreductase subunit L, with amino-acid sequence MSALAARLVILVPAVAALLGLALARRSLRGARLTALVGSGLTLGAALVELVAVHTAGPAATLRTLPGLPVGELHIPLQLQATTAPALVAVVVGIVGGAVQAFAAWYLRDDDRYGVFAATVSLFCAGMLLVVQSADLVLTLVGWEVMGWCSYLLIGHWSRRESARRAALKAFLVTRLADVGFVLGVVLLAAHAGSTAYPAVISSYAGLSPNVPMVLLLLGILGKSGMVPFHDWLPDAMEGPTPASALIHAATMVAAGTFVLAQLFDLLVTADAARWVLALSTAVTMVWAALLAFGQSDLKRLLAYSTLSQVALMLSALAVAPAAEGPGAATLHLYSHAFFKALLFLAVGWLSVTVGGTAATAMRGGVRGHLLLRPALFVGLLSLAGVPPLVGFVSKEHVLAAAEAGSGAAAGQGRAWLVLVAGLLTVALTAAYCTRAWLVLDDLGSADVARHDADSASVGVRVAVAGLALLTVLGGLVVFTPLLRLGGHLGWWMALVSVLLIAGAAVAVRSFSRAGAGDSAQSVDPAVRLVGSRMPLFDNGFGVDRLYLVTVARPVLALARLVVFLDREVIDAYVRGAAVAATVSGRGGQRAHSAERAASGLAWVVAGVVAVALAGVALW; translated from the coding sequence CGAGCTCGTCGCGGTGCACACCGCCGGGCCAGCGGCAACGCTGCGCACCCTGCCAGGACTTCCGGTCGGAGAGCTGCACATCCCGTTGCAGCTGCAGGCGACGACGGCTCCGGCGCTGGTGGCGGTGGTCGTCGGCATCGTGGGCGGGGCGGTCCAGGCGTTCGCAGCCTGGTACCTGCGTGACGACGACCGCTACGGAGTGTTCGCGGCCACGGTCTCGCTCTTCTGCGCGGGGATGCTGCTGGTCGTCCAGTCCGCCGACCTCGTCCTCACCCTCGTCGGGTGGGAGGTCATGGGGTGGTGCTCCTACCTGCTCATCGGTCACTGGAGCCGCCGGGAGTCCGCGCGACGAGCGGCGCTCAAGGCCTTCCTCGTGACGCGACTCGCCGACGTGGGCTTCGTCCTGGGCGTGGTCCTGCTGGCCGCGCATGCCGGCTCCACGGCATACCCGGCCGTGATCTCGTCGTATGCCGGCCTGTCACCGAACGTCCCCATGGTCCTGCTCCTGCTCGGGATCCTCGGCAAGTCCGGGATGGTCCCGTTCCACGACTGGCTCCCCGACGCCATGGAGGGCCCGACCCCCGCCTCCGCCCTCATCCATGCCGCGACGATGGTGGCGGCCGGCACGTTCGTCCTCGCCCAGCTGTTCGACCTGCTCGTGACCGCGGACGCCGCGCGGTGGGTGCTCGCCCTGAGCACAGCGGTCACCATGGTGTGGGCTGCGCTCCTCGCGTTCGGGCAGAGCGACCTCAAGCGCCTGTTGGCGTACTCGACGCTCAGCCAGGTCGCCCTCATGCTCTCGGCGCTCGCGGTCGCCCCCGCCGCCGAGGGCCCAGGTGCGGCGACCCTGCACCTCTACTCCCACGCCTTCTTCAAGGCGTTGTTGTTCCTGGCGGTCGGGTGGCTGAGCGTCACCGTCGGCGGCACGGCAGCGACGGCGATGCGCGGTGGTGTGCGCGGTCATCTCCTCCTCCGCCCGGCCCTGTTCGTCGGTCTGCTCTCCCTCGCGGGCGTGCCACCGCTGGTGGGCTTCGTGTCCAAGGAGCACGTCCTCGCCGCAGCCGAGGCCGGTTCGGGGGCGGCCGCGGGCCAGGGTCGGGCGTGGCTCGTGCTGGTGGCCGGGCTGCTGACGGTGGCGCTCACGGCGGCGTACTGCACCCGGGCCTGGCTGGTCCTCGACGACCTCGGGTCGGCCGACGTCGCGCGCCACGACGCCGACTCCGCGAGCGTCGGTGTCCGGGTCGCCGTCGCGGGACTGGCTCTGCTGACCGTGCTCGGTGGGCTGGTGGTCTTCACCCCGTTGCTCCGCCTCGGTGGTCACCTCGGCTGGTGGATGGCGCTCGTGAGCGTCCTGCTCATCGCTGGGGCCGCCGTCGCCGTCCGCTCGTTCAGCCGCGCCGGTGCCGGCGACTCGGCGCAGTCGGTCGACCCCGCCGTGCGGCTGGTCGGCTCGCGGATGCCCTTGTTCGACAACGGGTTTGGCGTCGACCGCCTCTACCTCGTCACCGTCGCTCGACCGGTGCTCGCCCTGGCCAGGCTGGTCGTGTTCCTCGACCGCGAGGTCATCGACGCGTACGTCCGGGGTGCCGCCGTCGCCGCCACCGTGTCGGGCCGCGGCGGCCAACGCGCCCACAGCGCCGAGCGGGCGGCCTCGGGGTTGGCGTGGGTCGTCGCGGGCGTCGTCGCAGTCGCCCTTGCGGGGGTGGCGCTGTGGTGA